A single genomic interval of Chloracidobacterium validum harbors:
- a CDS encoding NuoI/complex I 23 kDa subunit family protein, with the protein MSSILSEIFDAAKTVRAIAQGMAVTLGYIPKRKLTRQYPDVPVELYPRFRGEHYLARDENGKERCVACFLCSAACPADAIYIEADEDLRPYEERPGMENRYARVYNIDYGRCILCGYCVEACPKDAIKHGHNFEMAVTNFADLVKDKQYLLSNLEREKTHNLTLRSDA; encoded by the coding sequence ATGTCTTCCATTTTGTCTGAAATCTTTGACGCCGCTAAAACCGTTCGCGCCATTGCCCAGGGGATGGCGGTCACGTTGGGCTACATTCCGAAGCGGAAACTCACTCGCCAGTACCCGGACGTGCCGGTGGAGCTTTACCCCCGCTTTCGGGGTGAGCACTACTTGGCGCGTGATGAGAACGGCAAGGAGCGGTGCGTTGCCTGTTTTCTCTGCTCGGCCGCGTGTCCGGCGGATGCCATCTACATCGAAGCGGATGAAGACCTGCGCCCCTACGAAGAGCGTCCGGGCATGGAGAACCGCTACGCCCGCGTTTACAACATTGACTACGGGCGATGCATTTTGTGTGGCTACTGCGTCGAAGCCTGCCCCAAGGATGCCATCAAGCACGGCCACAACTTTGAAATGGCCGTGACAAACTTTGCCGACTTGGTCAAAGACAAGCAGTACCTGCTATCAAACTTGGAGCGTGAGAAGACGCACAACTTGACGCTTCGCAGTGACGCTTAA